The genomic region CTTACTATTTGGAAACCTTTCAATATGCGCTCTTATGCAGCTTGATAAATACTCAAAATTAGACTTGGTCTTGATTTGTGCTTTTAATTTTAAAGGATCTTCACCACAATACAGTTCCCAAATCAACAATGCAACTTCAATATCTTCAGAAGTTAATGCAATGCTGTTTTCATAATGGTTCTTTAATTCCGAAATTGATAGCTGGCATAAAGGTTGAAATTCCTTGTCGCCCTTGAGTTTTTTGCTACACACAAGAAATACGGGCATATCCATTTTCTTGTTCGCTAGCACCTGAATAGCAGCAAGCATATTGATATGGCAAAAAAGATCATACTCGAACCACAGATAGACTTTGTCATAGTCATCCATGGCTTTTAATCTTTCAACTTCAGAAATAAACCGTTCTTCATAATTTTCCGCAGAGATATCGTATGCCTTCAACAGGAATTTCTTGCGCATTTTGAAGAACTTGTCATTAAGCTTCCTGTTTGTAGGACCTTCACATAAAAGTTCGCGCCATATAATCAATTCACCCGGTAAGTTTAGCTCCTGCATTTGCCCGGCCAAACCATCACCGTTCACTATATGTAAAGTCTTTTCGCTCATATTTGAGATATAAAAAACGTGCTGAAATTAACCTCCAACACGTTTAACCTGATATCCTTGTTTTTGCAGGATCTGCATTATTTTTTCACGATCGTCACCCTGAATAATTATTTCTCCATCCTTGGTACTACCGCCAACGCCACATTTTTTCTTCAGTAATTTCCCTAGCTTTATGAGTTCTTCTTCAGGACCCTGGTAATTCTTGATGATAGTCACCGTTTTACCGCCTCTTCCTTTATTACTGAAATGTGCTTCTAATTGCTGATCCTCTGGAGCGAGTTCTTCCTGGGAATCTCCATTGGTATATGATGTTTCATCAAATTCATCATTGGTCGAAAACACGAAACCTCCCAGATCTTCCAGACCTAATTTCTTTTTCGCCATTATCTATTTTTTTAAGAGACCAATCTCCACAAGACGCTGATGCAAAAATTCTCCTGCAGTAATGTCTTCATATTGTTTTGGATTGTCTTCATCGATACATTCTTCAAGACAGTCAAGTCTCATGTCACTACGAGGATGCATAAAGAAAGGGATAGAATATCTAGGTTTTCCCCATTGATCTATTGGTGGGTTTGTAACCCGGTGAATAGTAGAACGAAGTTTGTTATTGGTATGTCTTTCCAGCATATCCCCAACGTTGATCACTAGTTCATCTTCCTGCGGAACTGCATCGATCCATTCACCATCCTTCCGAAGTACTTGCAGACCTCCGGTAGATGCCCCCATCAATAGAGTAATTAAATTGATATCTCCGTGAGCTCCAGCTCTAACTGCTCCTTTTGGTTCTTCAGTGATCGGCGGGTAATGTATTGGTCTTAAAATACTATTTCCATTACTTGCCCAATGATCAAAATAGTGCTCTTCCAATCCAATGTATAAAGCAAGGGCACGAAGCACGTAAATACCAGTTTTTTCCAGCATTCTATATGCTTCCATCCCAGTTTTATTAAAATCTGGTAATTCTTCCACCTGCACATTTTCAGGATATTCCTCAGACAGTTTCGCATCTTCTGAAGGTTCCTGTCCAAAGTGCCAGAACTCCTTTAAATCTCCTTCTTTTTTACCTTTCGCATGCTCTTTTCCGAAGGAAATATAACCTCTTTGGCCAGCCAGCCCTTCAATCTCGTAGTTCTTCTTAGTTTCAACCGGTAAGTCAAAAAAATATTTTACTTCTTTGTAAAGATTGTCAACCAGACTATCACTCAAAAAGTGATTTTTAAGAGCTACAAAACCTATTTCTTCATAAGCCTTACCAATCTCGTTAACGAACTTTTCTTTTCTTTTAGGATCTTCCGAAAGAAAATCGGCGAGATCTACACTGGGAATATTATTCATTGCCATATAGCGCTTTTAAAATTTTAGGTAACAAACAAAGTTAAGTAAAATTAAGTAATTCATGGATTTTTAGCATCCATTCAACTTTATAATT from Christiangramia sp. OXR-203 harbors:
- a CDS encoding isopenicillin N synthase family dioxygenase, producing MNNIPSVDLADFLSEDPKRKEKFVNEIGKAYEEIGFVALKNHFLSDSLVDNLYKEVKYFFDLPVETKKNYEIEGLAGQRGYISFGKEHAKGKKEGDLKEFWHFGQEPSEDAKLSEEYPENVQVEELPDFNKTGMEAYRMLEKTGIYVLRALALYIGLEEHYFDHWASNGNSILRPIHYPPITEEPKGAVRAGAHGDINLITLLMGASTGGLQVLRKDGEWIDAVPQEDELVINVGDMLERHTNNKLRSTIHRVTNPPIDQWGKPRYSIPFFMHPRSDMRLDCLEECIDEDNPKQYEDITAGEFLHQRLVEIGLLKK
- a CDS encoding translation initiation factor — encoded protein: MAKKKLGLEDLGGFVFSTNDEFDETSYTNGDSQEELAPEDQQLEAHFSNKGRGGKTVTIIKNYQGPEEELIKLGKLLKKKCGVGGSTKDGEIIIQGDDREKIMQILQKQGYQVKRVGG
- a CDS encoding DUF1835 domain-containing protein codes for the protein MSEKTLHIVNGDGLAGQMQELNLPGELIIWRELLCEGPTNRKLNDKFFKMRKKFLLKAYDISAENYEERFISEVERLKAMDDYDKVYLWFEYDLFCHINMLAAIQVLANKKMDMPVFLVCSKKLKGDKEFQPLCQLSISELKNHYENSIALTSEDIEVALLIWELYCGEDPLKLKAQIKTKSNFEYLSSCIRAHIERFPNSKTGINSLDRNILKLIESREITSRNHLLGYALQHQGYYGYSDSQMQRKLDRLSLFFSENENKIQLTDKGIQVLNGKKNFYRELSNEQIYGGVRKFDFLYDPELNRLLKL